One genomic window of Fusarium keratoplasticum isolate Fu6.1 chromosome 3, whole genome shotgun sequence includes the following:
- a CDS encoding PH domain-containing protein, with amino-acid sequence MASPTTSNLPSRATTGLSAFSDDAIPEVDPSTTAGLLAERLQAWKHAVGYLEEYMKAMEKIHGHHAKEYEKALKTISNPLKEGHHFDQSLGGIAGFFENMRSNTQSMINTNIETEKSIKGSVLPVLERLHKEIKHKAKELAHGAEKGAKEVEKARNTTQKHIELLGQQAAAFDSAGGHLHSNDDPYVIYRGVLHRLNTQVITENNHRNDLLAVQNNFSTFESHVIEVIQQAFEAFVQLAGGQAEKTHALHNDMLGSIQRVGPEFEWNAFKDRSADRLVNPNEPARSVEAIQFPNMDHTATRALIEGSLERKSRNKLSWGYSTGYYVVTPAKFLHEFKDSDNNRVDPKPELSVYLPDAVIGTVQGEKFSVKGKDKSKTMSSKLTGSTELQFKAHTAADAQKWFQILSDVGKSTAPLSVGSSPVASAPTSPNPQGANDNPLDNKLQSPISPAGEHKAQEAGVVGGEAPAATSEKKAEAA; translated from the exons atggcttcaCCGACGACCTCGAACCTGCCCTCAAGGGCCACCACCGGATTGAGCGCCTTTAGTGACGATGCTATTCCCGAGGTCGACCCTTCAACC ACGGCGGGACTGCTCGCAGAGCGACTCCAGGCGTGGAAGCATGCTGTTGGTTACCTCGAGGAGTATATGAAGGCCATGGAAAAGATTCACGGTCACCACGCCAAAGAGTACGAGAAGGCGCTGAAG ACCATCTCGAATCCCCTTAAGGAGGGCCACCACTTTGACCAAAGCCTGGGCGGAATTGCCGGCTTCTTCGAGAACATGCGCTCCAACACCCAATCCAtgatcaacaccaacatcgaGACCGAAAAAAGCATCAAGGGCTCTGTCCTCCCCGTTCTCGAGCGACTGCACAAGGAGATTAAgcacaaggccaaggagctggccCACGGTGCCGAAAAGGGcgccaaggaggttgagaaggccCGTAACACAACACAGAAGCATATTGAGCTGCTCGGACAGCAGGCCGCTGCTTTCGACTCGGCTGGTGGTCACCTCCACAGCAATGACGACCCCTATGTCATCTACCGGGGTGTTCTGCACCGCTTGAATACTCAGGTCATCACCGAGAACAATCACCGCAACGACCTTCTCGCCGTCCAGAACAACTTCTCGACCTTTGAGTCCCATGTTATCGAGGTGATCCAGCAAGCATTCGAGGCATTCGTGCAGCTTGCAGGTGGTCAGGCTGAGAAGACGCATGCCCTTCACAACGACATGTTGGGCTCGATCCAGCGAGTTGGCCCCGAGTTTGAGTGGAATGCTTTCAAGGACCGCAGCGCTGACCGTCTCGTCAACCCTAACGAGCCCGCCCGGTCTGTCGAGGCTATCCAGTTCCCCAACATGGACCACACGGCAACTCGTGCCCTGATCGAGGGTTCACTGGAGCGCAAGTCGCGCAACAAGCTGTCGTGGGGTTACTCGACTGGCTACTACGTTGTCACGCCAGCCAAGTTCCTGCACGAGTTTAAGGACTCTGACAACAACCGTGTGGACCCCAAGCCCGAACTGTCCGTCTATCTCCCTGACGCAGTCATCGGCACGGTTCAGGGCGAGAAGTTCAgcgtcaagggcaaggacaagtccaagacaaTGAGCAGCAAGCTGACAGGCTCCACCGAGCTACAATTCAAGGCACACACGGCGGCCGATGCCCAGAAGTGGTTCCAGATTCTCTCGGATGTTGGCAAGTCGACAGCGCCTCTCAGTGTCGGTTCCAGCCCAGTTGCCTCCGCGCCCACGTCGCCCAACCCTCAGGGTGCCAACGACAACCCGCTTGACAACAAGCTGCAGTCTCCCATCAGCCCGGCGGGCGAGCACAAGGCACAGGAAGCGGGCGTCGTAGGCGGCGAGGCCCCTGCCGCGACGAgtgagaagaaggca
- a CDS encoding Arrestin-C domain-containing protein, translating into MPSFKPFSSVTGRNSYSLFDIRLDSDFIVFRGSEHESSGQLLKGTLVLCLQAPLKMEDVRLRLVGTLRHSWADPRGSAPGVSGQKVDKTTTILEHRWAPFVGTHGKSMTLPAGNYEWPFDYMLPGNMAESVEGIPEASITYRLRATVGRGKLAYDLHANKHLRIIRTLEPGALEFLHAMSVENIWPNKVDYSIVIPQKAVVFGGVVTMEMRFTPLLKALELGDITARLIEVRECCVQGSSGYSVKEHRTEREVSTWKFEVTREEHWQDMIEDTGQEGWALTKKLSLPKRLRQCIQDLNHHGIKVRHKIKLTVALCNPDGHISELRATLPVSIFISPNMPLDEEGNLVDQSPSQTTEQELTTIAPPGYGEHVLDQLYEDVDINGFQTPGFQSGVNSPFYAQSRSGSAENLAAALTHSRPVAPAALSSRLADVSLDPSQRNSSYTSIGSAGFMSPTSAPHAAAPRSEPASAALTRSNSAGDDSSRNSSEHVDLDVSDLTELNKVPSYQTAVKTPARSRSGTGDVVLPDYQTALSAPRTPPATDHPADPLGTISEDQVGEDHHIQHVSRPASFIGRSYTDDAATYRRMHNAQGRNQVF; encoded by the exons ATGCCGTCCTTTAagcccttctcctcagtGACCGGGCGCAACTCATACAGTCTCTTCGACATTCG ATTAGACAGCGACTTCATCGTCTTTCGAGGAAGCGAACATGAGTCGTCCGGTCAACTTCTCAAGGGCACTCTTGTGCTCTGCCTTCAGGCGCCGCTAAAGATGGAAGATGTGCGCCTGCGACTAGTTGGTACCCTGCGCCATTC TTGGGCTGACCCGAGAGGAAGTGCCCCTGGCGTTTCGGGTCAAAAAGTAGATaagacgacgacgattcTCGAGCACCGCTGGGCGCCCTTTGTGGGCACCCACGGTAAGAGCATGACGCTCCCCGCCGGAAACTACGAATGGCCCTTCGATTACATGCTCCCTGGCAACATGGCTGAGAGCGTTGAGGGTATCCCCGAGGCCTCGATCACTTATAGACTCCGAGCGACCGTTGGACGAGGAAAACTCGCTTACGACCTACACGCGAACAAGCACCTTCGAATTATCCGAACTCTAGAGCCCGGCGCTCTGGAGTTTCTCCACGCTATGAGCGTTGAGAACATCTGGCCTAACAAGGTCGACTACTCGATTGTCATTCCTCAAAAGGCTGTTGTCTTTGGCGGAGTGGTAACGATGGAGATGCGATTTACACCACTACTCAAGGCACTTGAACTTGGTGACATCACAGCAAGACTGATTGAAGTTCGTGAATGCTGCGTTCAGGGATCTTCAGGTTACAGTGTCAAGGAGCACCGAACAGAACGTGAGGTGTCGACTTGGAAGTTCGAGGTGACGAGGGAGGAGCACTGGCAGGATATGATTGAGGATACTGGCCAGGAGGGTTGGGCTctgaccaagaagctcaGTCTGCCTAAGAGGCTTCGCCAGTGTATCCAAGATCTGAACCACCATGGTATCAAGGTCCGACACAAGATCAAGCTGACTGTTGCGCTCTGCAACCCCGATGGTCACATTTCCGAG CTCCGAGCTACCCTCCCCGTTTCCATCTTCATTTCCCCGAATATGCCTCTTGACGAAGAGGGCAACCTCGTCGATCAGTCACCCTCTCAGACCACCGAGCAAGAACTCACCACCATCGCACCTCCGGGATACGGCGAGCACGTCCTCGACCAGCTGTACGAGGACGTTGACATCAACGGTTTCCAGACCCCTGGGTTCCAGTCCGGCGTCAACAGTCCCTTCTATGCGCAATCTCGCTCTGGTTCGGCCGAAAACCTCGCAGCCGCCCTCACACATAGCCGACCTGTGGCACCTGCTGCACTATCATCCCGACTAGCAGATGTGTCACTTGACCCTTCGCAGCGAAACTCATCCTACACTTCGATTGGATCAGCGGGATTCATGTCCCCGACGTCGGCTCCTCACGCGGCGGCTCCGCGATCGGAGCCTGCCTCCGCCGCTCTCACTAGGAGCAACAGCGCTGGCGATGACTCGTCACGCAATTCATCAGAACATGTCGATCTGGACGTATCCGACTTGACCGAATTGAACAAGGTGCCGAGCTACCAGACTGCCGTGAAAACACCGGCACGCTCGCGCTCTGGAACTGGTGATGTCGTTCTCCCGGATTACCAGACAGCGCTGAGCGCTCCACGAACACCACCAGCGACTGATCACCCAGCCGATCCCTTGGGTACTATCTCGGAGGATCAGGTTGGTGAAGATCACCACATTCAGCACGTCTCGCGCCCAGCCAGCTTCATTGGCCGGTCCTACACAGACGATGCTGCTACCTACAGAAGGATGCACAATGCGCAGGGACGCAACCAAGTCTTCTAA
- a CDS encoding Mitochondrial Rho GTPase encodes MAAVRICVCGDESTGKSSLIASLVKDQFVSNRIQPVLPQITIPPSIGTPENVSTTIVDTSARPQDRTTLRKEIRKCNVILLVYADHYSYERVALFWMPYFRSLGVNVPVVLCANKSDLAGQGTTPQVVEEEMLPVMAEFREIDSCIRTSARDHRNVNEVFFLCQKAVTHPIAPLFDYKEGHLKPACVSALMRIFYLCDKDQDGYLNEQEMRDFQARCFDKPLTADDLDNIKLSISKTLPTSDLEKGIDLPGFLQLNKLYAEKGRHETIWIILRKYHYTDSLSLEDKFIRPKFDVPEYASAELSPAGYRFFVDLFLLFDKDNDGGLNDRELEALFAPTSGLPSSWTDSSFPSSTVRNEAGHITLQGWLAQWSMTTFIEPKTTIEYLAYLGFEPSNPKDPITAALKITKPRKRRRRPGRVERNVVLCYVLGASGAGKSALLDSFLNRPFDGLYHPTIKPRRAVNSVELPGGKQVYLILEELGELEPAILENQAKLDACDLICYAYDSSDPDSFSHIVNLRSKYPHLDELPSIYTALKADKDKTNQRSELQPDQYASSLSMSLPLHVSVTWGSISELFVAFADAATNPSTAFPKSNEEGPDRTSLYVALGATACAGVAALMIWRRATNAI; translated from the exons atggctgctg TGCGCATATGTGTTTGCGGTGACGAGAGCACCGGGAAATCCAGCCTCATCGCCTCGCTGGTCAAAGATCAGTTCGTTTCCAATAGGATACAACCCGTCCTCCCCCAAATCACCATCCCTCCAAGCATCGGAACTCCCGAAAATGTCTCAACTACGATCGTCGATACCTCCGCCCGTCCACAAGACCGAACCACTCTCCGTAAAGAGATTCGAAAATGCAATGTCATCCTACTCGTTTATGCCGACCACTACAGCTATGAAAGGGTAGCCCTCTTTTGGATGCCTTATTTTCGATCACTTGGTGTCAATGTCCCTGTCGTTCTCTGCGCCAACAAGTCCGATCTTGCTGGGCAGGGAACAACGCCCCAGGTGGTTGAGGAAGAAATGTTGCCTGTTATGGCCGAATTCCGCGAGATCGACTCTTGCATCCGTACCAGCGCCAGAGACCATCGCAATGTGAACGAAGTCTTCTTCCTTTGTCAAAAGGCTGTCACTCACCCAATTGCTCCCCTCTTCGATTACAAGGAGGGCCATCTTAAGCCTGCCTGTGTCAGTGCCTTGATGCGCATCTTCTACCTATGCGACAAGGATCAGGATGGATATCTCAACGAGCAGGAGATGCGAGACTTTCAAGCCCGCTGTTTCGACAAACCATTGACAGCAGACGACCTGGACAACATTAAGCTCAGTATCTCCAAGACATTACCGACTTCTGATTTGGAAAAGGGCATCGACCTACCTGGCTTCTTGCAGCTGAACAAGCTGTATGCTGAGAAGGGACGCCACGAAACTATTTGGATCATTCTTCGGAAGTACCACTATACCGACAGCCTGAGCCTGGAAGACAAGTTCATCCGACCGAAATTCGATGTCCCCGAGTACGCATCAGCTGAATTAAGTCCTGCGGGATATCGATTCTTTGTCGATCTATTCCTTCTCTTTGACAAGGATAACGATGGTGGTCTCAATGATCGAGAGCTCGAGGCCTTGTTCGCTCCAACTTCAGGCCTCCCAAGCTCATGGACAGATTCGTCTTTCCCCTCTTCGACAGTCAGGAATGAAGCTGGCCATATCACTCTCCAGGGATGGCTTGCCCAGTGGAGCATGACAACCTTTATTGAGCCCAAAACTACAATCGAGTACCTGGCCTATCTCGGTTTTGAGCCATCAAACCCCAAGGATCCAATCACTGCTGCATTGAAGATCACCAAGCCTCGTAAGAGGAGAAGACGCCCTGGCCGCGTGGAGCGCAACGTTGTCTTATGTTATGTCCTGGGTGCCTCGGGGGCAGGCAAATCTGCTCTGCTGGACTCTTTCCTGAACCGTCCCTTCGATGGTCTTTACCACCCCACGATCAAGCCGCGCCGAGCTGTCAACAGCGTTGAGCTCCCAGGCGGTAAGCAGGTCTATCTAATCCTCGAAGAGCTCGGGGAACTAGAGCCTGCAATCTTGGAGAACCAGGCCAAGCTGGATGCCTGTGACCTCATCTGCTACGCCTACGACTCTTCGGATCCAGACTCGTTCTCGCATATTGTCAACTTGCGCTCCAAGTATCCACACCTAGATGAACTACCCTCCATCTATACTGCGCTCAAAgccgacaaggacaagaccaacCAGCGGAGCGAGCTCCAGCCAGACCAATACGCCTCTTCGCTCAGTATGAGCCTACCATTGCACGTTAGTGTGACTTGGGGCAGCATCAGCGAACTCTTTGTCGCATTTGCCGATGCCGCCACGAACCCTAGCACAGCGTTTCCCAAGAGCAACGAGGAGGGGCCAGACCGAACAAGTCTCTATGTGGCACTCGGAGCAACAGCTTGTGCTGGGGTTGCTGCGTTGATGATTTGGCGTCGTGCAACTAATGCTATTTGA
- a CDS encoding MRNA cap guanine-N7 methyltransferase gives MAGDSGHRGADDRGHRKRPANDEPQDDLPQPYNAKELQPAKRRALSPSEQPRKQKRPGARARISEAEREAIRQRQLDRERQAAAQQAAEEEQSRIRGINDVVRQHYNNVPERGRDWRTRDSKIKGLRVFNNWIKSCIIQRYSPDEDHTPGSREAGRSSGKELLVLDMGCGKGGDLNKWQQAPQPIQLYVGLDPADVSIDQARERYRALSGRGGRGGRGGHRRPPARLFDARFHVKDCFGESIENLDIIQQVGFDPSPMNRRGFDVVSMMFSMHYAFESEKNARNMLRNVAGALKKGGRFIGCIPNSDVLGERVRKFNEQAAAKREAKEKEADGSTTPPTAEPEDGELEEGEAEPTAEWGNSIYRVRFPGKTPDDGVFRPAFGWKYNFFLDEAVEEVPEYVVPWEAFRALADDYNLELQFHRTFPEIWEAEKDDPDLGPLSERMGVRERGGGPLLVSDEEMEAASFYIGFCFYKV, from the coding sequence ATGGCTGGAGACTCTGGCCACAGGGGCGCCGATGACCGGGGCCATCGCAAGCGCCCTGCGAACGATGAACCCCAGGACGATCTCCCCCAACCCTACAACGCCAAAGAACTTCAACCCGCCAAGCGACGCGCCCTTTCGCCATCCGAACAGCCGCGGAAGCAGAAGCGACCCGGCGCGCGCGCGCGAATCTCAGAGGCCGAGCGAGAGGCCATTCGACAGCGCCAGCTCGATCGAGAGCGCCAAGCAGCCGCTCAGcaggctgccgaggaggaacagAGCAGGATCCGGGGCATCAACGATGTCGTGAGACAGCACTACAACAATGTGCCAGAGAGAGGGCGCGACTGGAGGACGAGAGACAGCAAGATCAAGGGACTGCGCGTGTTCAATAACTGGATCAAGAGCTGCATCATCCAACGCTACTCGCCTGATGAGGACCACACGCCCGGCTCGCGCGAGGCGGGTCGCTCCAGCGGTAAAGAATTGCTCGTGCTTGACATGGGCTGTGGAAAGGGCGGCGACTTGAACAAGTGGCAGCAGGCCCCTCAGCCCATTCAGCTCTACGTTGGCCTGGACCCGGCCGACGTGAGTATCGACCAAGCTCGCGAAAGATACAGGGCATTGAGCGGTCGTGGAGGGCgcggaggacgaggaggtcaCCGAAGGCCACCCGCTCGTCTCTTTGATGCGCGATTCCACGTCAAGGACTGCTTCGGCGAGTCCATCGAGAACCTTGACATCATTCAACAGGTGGGCTTTGATCCTTCACCTATGAACCGCCGGGGCTTTGACGTCGTCAGCATGATGTTCTCCATGCACTACGCCTTTGAGTCGGAGAAGAACGCGCGAAACATGCTGCGCAACGTCGCTGGTGCTCTCAAGAAGGGAGGCCGATTCATCGGCTGCATCCCCAACTCGGACGTGCTCGGCGAGCGAGTCCGCAAGTTCAATGAGCAGGCCGCTGCCAAGcgcgaggccaaggaaaaggaggcCGACGGCTCAACAACGCCCCCCACCGCAGAACCCGAAGACggcgagctggaggagggcgaAGCTGAACCCACTGCCGAATGGGGCAACAGCATCTACCGCGTGCGCTTCCCAGGCAAGACACCCGACGACGGCGTCTTCCGTCCCGCCTTTGGCTGGAAATATAACTTCTTTCTGGACGAAGCGGTCGAGGAGGTGCCCGAGTATGTCGTCCCGTGGGAGGCATTCCGTGCCCTCGCCGATGACTACAACCTTGAGCTGCAGTTCCACCGCACCTTTCCCGAGATCtgggaggctgagaaggatgACCCGGACCTGGGCCCTCTGAGCGAACGTATGGGGGTTCGTGAGCGTGGTGGTGGCCCTCTGCTTGTCTcagacgaggagatggaggctgcTAGTTTCTACATTGGCTTCTGTTTCTACAAGGTGTAA
- a CDS encoding MFS domain-containing protein yields the protein MAVDTQQSLQRQSEEAIRLEDGPHDPKPEPETSANDQAFISGGKLALILAALYATMFLVALDRTIIGTAVPRISTEFHALDDISWYASAYLITSSATQLLWGRIYTFYSTKLIFIAAVVIFEVGSALCGAAPNSTAFIIGRAIAGMGSAGIFSGSSVILTQILPLEKRPMYIGMMGSIFGVASIVGPLMGGAFTDNVTWRWCFYINLPIGGAVLAVLFVFLHVPQVTNTETLKRQFIRMDPIGTVLFLPGIVCLILALQWGGASYPWSDGRIIALFVVAGVLLLAFIGVQIWRQEDATTPPRIVSQRSVACGIVYAMCIGGGMISLLYTLPIWFQAIKGTSAIQSGIDTIPLVLSLVVGAIMSGAIITRTGYYVPWMFVATILTSVGSGLMTTFKTNTGHSAWIGYQVLFGLGLGTGMQQPSMAAQTVLSQSDVSIGISLMFFSQSLGGAVFICIGQSIFVNYLSDGLKAVSGINIQAILEAGATALSDLVPAHKLHEVLVVYNDALQKAFIVVVAVSAFMVVPALGMEWRTVKNKQQGGEEQK from the exons ATGGCTGTCGATACACAGCAGAGCCTACAGAGGCAATCAGAAGAAGCTATCAGACTTGAAGACGGGCCACATGACCCCAAACCTGAGCCCGAGACCTCAGCCAACGACCAAGCATTCATCTCAGGTGGAAAGCTTGCCCTGATTCTCGCCGCCCTCTATGCAACCATGTTTCTCGTTGCTCTG GACCGCACCATCATTGGAACCGCAGTTCCTCGCATCTCAACAGAGTTCCATGCTCTAGACGACATCAGCTGGTACGCCAGTGCCTacctcatcaccagcagcgcAACCCAACTCCTCTGGGGCCGTATCTACACCTTCTACTCGACAAagctcatcttcatcgctgccgtcgtcatcttcgaggTCGGCTCCGCCCTCTGCGGTGCTGCCCCCAACTCGACcgccttcatcatcggccgTGCCATTGCCGGCATGGGCTCGGCGGGCATCTTTTCTGGATCTTCCGTCATTCTCACCCAAATACTTCCGCTTGAGAAGAGGCCCATGTATATCGGCATGATGGGCTCCATCTTTGGTGTTGCTTCCATTGTCGGCCCCCTTATGGGCGGAGCATTTACTGACAACGTCacttggcgatggtgctTCTATATCAA CTTGCCTATCGGAGGCGCTGTTCTCGCTGTTCTCTTCGTGTTCCTTCATGTCCCCCAAGTTACAAATACGGAGACTCTCAAGAGACAGTTCATCCGCATGGACCCTATCGGTACCGTCTTGTTTCTCCCCGGTATCGTCTGCCTCATTTTGGCTCTTCAGTGGGGCGGTGCCTCTTACCCCTGGAGTGACGGACGAATTATTGCACTCTTTGTGGTGGCCGGtgtcctccttctcgctTTCATCGGTGTTCAGATCTGGCGTCAAGAGGATGCCACTACTCCTCCTCGTATCGTCAGCCAGCGCAGTGTCGCCTGTGGTATTGTTTACGCTATGTGTATCGGAGGTGGCATGATATCTCTCCTCTATACGCTGCCAATCTGGTTCCAAGCTATCAAGGGCACATCCGCAATTCAGTCTGGCATCGACACCATTCCTCTCGTGCTATCTCTCGTTGTGGGAGCTATCATGTCAGGAGCCATTATCACCCGTACCGGATACTATGTCCCCTGGATGTTCGTCGCCACCATCCTGACTTCAGTCGGCTCGGGCTTGATGACCACTTTCAAAACAAACACTGGTCACTCAGCATGGATTGGCTATCAGGTTCtctttggtcttggtcttggaacGGGTATGCAACAGCCCAGCATGGCCGCTCAGACCGTCCTGTCTCAATCGGATGTCTCTATCGGTATCTCCCTCATGTTTTTCTCCCAGTCCCTGGGTGGTGCTGTTTTCATTTGTATTGGGCAGTCTATATTTGTCAATTACCTTTCCGACGGTCTCAAAGCGGTTAGTGGAATCAACATTCAGGCGATTCTCGAGGCCGGGGCAACAGCATTATCCGATCTCGTTCCGGCCCACAAGTTACATGAAGTCTTGGTCGTGTACAACGACGCCTTGCAAAAGGCCTTCATTGTCGTTGTGGCCGTATCTGCTTTCATGGTGGTGCCCGCTCTCGGTATGGAGTGGAGGACTGTGAAGAACAAGCAGCAGGGCGGAGAGGAGCAAAAGtag